A stretch of Metabacillus sp. FJAT-52054 DNA encodes these proteins:
- a CDS encoding DUF418 domain-containing protein, with translation MKAASISKGERIQSLDVLRGFSLLGILMVNIFDFSGPQLYRTSLVQSGGGLDRLVEIFVFVFAQASFYPLFSFLFGAGGVMFYKRIGDKGLLPERFFARRMTGLLIIGVLHAFFIWHGDILISYALIGFLFMLFIEKSAKALAVWSLSLIFIPNILFSLLLAGDGAVPNADDNTERITAVYQSGSFSEIMGQRAEDWFYVNNPIMAPFIVLSILPMFLLGAYAMKRGWFERSPSEETIKKWLVIALITGPSGILIKTMPVLDPQSGLWSYLHQSIGGPLLTMFYITAILAAVQKLGFKKVYKPFAYAGRASMSNYLLQSLILTLLFYSYGFGLYGTMTSFQAILTGTGVYIILLAASYYWFKRFEQGPAERWWRWFVYRRS, from the coding sequence ATGAAAGCAGCCTCCATTTCAAAAGGCGAGCGGATTCAATCGCTGGATGTTCTGAGAGGATTTTCTCTATTAGGTATATTAATGGTTAACATTTTTGATTTTTCAGGACCGCAGCTTTATCGCACCTCATTGGTTCAGAGCGGCGGAGGTCTGGACAGGCTGGTTGAAATTTTCGTTTTTGTATTCGCGCAGGCAAGCTTCTACCCGCTTTTTTCATTTCTTTTTGGAGCAGGTGGAGTGATGTTTTATAAACGAATCGGAGATAAGGGGCTTTTACCTGAAAGGTTCTTTGCCAGAAGGATGACGGGGCTGCTGATAATAGGGGTCCTGCATGCATTCTTTATTTGGCACGGGGATATTCTTATCAGCTATGCTTTGATCGGCTTTTTGTTTATGCTGTTTATTGAAAAGTCAGCTAAAGCGCTCGCTGTTTGGAGCTTGTCGCTTATCTTCATTCCGAACATCCTTTTTAGTCTTTTGCTTGCCGGTGATGGGGCTGTCCCTAATGCAGATGATAACACTGAGAGAATAACAGCAGTCTACCAGAGTGGAAGTTTTTCAGAGATCATGGGTCAGAGAGCAGAGGACTGGTTCTACGTAAATAATCCGATTATGGCCCCATTCATTGTTCTTTCTATATTGCCGATGTTTCTGCTTGGTGCCTATGCTATGAAACGAGGATGGTTTGAACGGAGCCCATCTGAGGAAACCATAAAGAAGTGGTTAGTCATTGCACTCATAACAGGTCCATCCGGAATACTTATAAAAACGATGCCTGTTCTTGATCCGCAGTCAGGGCTATGGAGTTATCTTCATCAATCGATTGGCGGGCCTTTGCTCACAATGTTTTACATAACAGCTATTTTGGCTGCCGTTCAAAAGCTGGGATTCAAAAAGGTTTACAAACCTTTTGCTTACGCAGGAAGGGCTTCCATGTCAAACTACCTCCTGCAGTCGCTGATCCTCACCTTGCTTTTTTACTCATACGGGTTTGGATTATATGGAACTATGACTTCTTTCCAGGCAATTTTAACAGGTACCGGCGTTTATATCATTTTATTGGCTGCCAGCTATTATTGGTTTAAGCGATTTGAGCAGGGACCGGCAGAAAGATGGTGGAGATGGTTTGTGTATCGGAGATCATAA
- a CDS encoding aspartyl-phosphate phosphatase Spo0E family protein gives MFLQPISRLLKGRLASSYIINGKVPLKVGDEMAFNEIESKRKTLIDLAQKYGLNSDVTLKCSQELDHLLLQEIKQRHSNLQHGGHRKSQAR, from the coding sequence ATGTTTCTGCAACCGATTTCCCGGCTTTTAAAAGGACGGCTTGCCAGCAGCTACATAATAAACGGAAAAGTACCTTTGAAAGTTGGAGACGAAATGGCCTTTAATGAAATTGAATCCAAAAGAAAAACGTTAATTGACCTTGCTCAAAAGTATGGGCTAAATTCCGATGTGACGCTCAAATGCAGTCAAGAGCTCGATCATCTTCTTTTGCAGGAAATCAAACAGCGGCACTCGAACCTTCAGCACGGCGGACACCGTAAATCTCAAGCCCGCTGA
- a CDS encoding radical SAM protein produces the protein MKVKLSSKTPKSFLTKTGGFLKDYDYSLNPYTGCAFGCSYCYVRRLPVSLFRKEEWGTWVDVKKAGRESFVRELKRAKSRGPVRIFMSSSTDPYQGEEAKEEVTRVLLSAMAEEKPDFLFVQTRSPLITRDIDMFQELKTRILVSMTIETDRDEVRKAFAPSSPPLAARLKALKQLSSAGIPTQAAVAPMLPFTDHFPEKLKQVTDIVTLDDFFQGDGAGGRRSASLGAHDILIQLKEEDWFDPERIEMERTRFERVFGKKNVRISQNGFAPFR, from the coding sequence TTGAAAGTGAAGCTTTCGTCAAAGACTCCTAAGTCGTTTTTAACGAAGACCGGGGGATTTTTAAAAGACTATGATTACTCGTTAAACCCTTATACGGGGTGTGCGTTTGGCTGTTCTTATTGCTATGTAAGAAGACTGCCGGTTTCCTTATTCAGAAAAGAAGAATGGGGCACGTGGGTGGATGTTAAAAAGGCAGGCAGGGAGAGTTTTGTCAGGGAACTGAAAAGAGCAAAAAGCAGGGGGCCGGTCCGGATTTTTATGTCATCCAGTACAGACCCGTATCAGGGGGAGGAAGCAAAAGAGGAAGTAACGAGAGTGCTGCTTTCTGCAATGGCTGAAGAGAAACCGGATTTTTTATTTGTTCAGACAAGAAGTCCGCTTATAACAAGGGACATTGACATGTTTCAGGAGCTTAAAACCCGCATACTGGTAAGCATGACTATCGAAACCGACCGTGATGAGGTACGTAAAGCGTTTGCCCCCTCCTCTCCGCCGCTGGCAGCGAGACTAAAGGCATTGAAACAGTTATCCAGCGCAGGAATACCAACTCAGGCTGCTGTTGCTCCGATGCTTCCCTTCACTGATCATTTTCCTGAAAAGCTAAAGCAAGTGACAGACATTGTGACACTTGACGATTTTTTTCAGGGTGATGGCGCAGGCGGTAGACGTTCAGCCTCTCTTGGTGCCCATGATATTCTTATTCAGCTGAAAGAAGAGGATTGGTTCGATCCAGAGCGGATTGAAATGGAGCGGACGAGGTTTGAGAGGGTTTTTGGAAAAAAGAATGTGCGGATCAGCCAGAATGGATTCGCACCATTCCGTTGA
- the asnB gene encoding asparagine synthase (glutamine-hydrolyzing): MCGITGWADQKNSLAGERSVVSSMTETLSKRGPDDTNLWWQPNIWFGHKRLTVVDPASGVQPMSKERNGKEYTICYNGELYNTEDIRKVLLSKGYTFRGHSDTEVLLASYMEWEEDCLEHLNGIFAFGIWDTAKNRLFLARDRMGVKPLFYRYEDDALQFGSELKAILAHPDVKASINREGLSEIMGLGPSRTPGHGVYEGIKELRPAHALVYGRDGLKTWRYWNVKSKPHTDSFEETVEKVRFLLTDAVTRQLVSDVPLCTFLSGGLDSSAITAIAAESYKKQGKGQLHTFSIDYEENEKFFKANDFQPNSDGPWIQKMTDTFHTEHHRSVISQETLAHFLTEAVEVRDLPGMADIDSSLLWFCREIKHDFTVGLSGECADEIFGGYPWFHRPGESDVFPWMRSTAARTDLLNDKWKNKLNLAEYVKARFDETVAETPALEGESETDAKRRELFYLNMLWFMTTLLDRKDRMSMGASLEVRVPFADHRLVEYVWNIPWEMKMHGDREKGILRKALEGVLPEEVLYRKKSPYPKTYHPAYTKAVRNLLEDSLKHKDSILHELFQREKLDRLIETNGSDFGTPWFGQLMSGPQLLAHLGQIHVWAERYRVKINV; encoded by the coding sequence ATGTGCGGAATCACAGGTTGGGCTGATCAGAAAAATAGTCTTGCAGGGGAACGAAGCGTTGTATCGTCCATGACGGAAACTCTCTCGAAAAGAGGGCCGGATGACACGAATTTATGGTGGCAGCCAAATATTTGGTTTGGCCATAAACGGCTGACGGTAGTGGATCCCGCGAGTGGTGTCCAGCCGATGAGCAAGGAGAGGAACGGGAAAGAGTACACCATTTGCTACAACGGTGAGCTATATAATACAGAAGATATCCGCAAGGTTTTGCTCAGCAAAGGCTATACATTCAGAGGCCACTCTGACACAGAGGTTTTGCTTGCTTCCTACATGGAATGGGAGGAAGACTGTTTAGAGCATTTAAATGGGATTTTTGCCTTCGGTATTTGGGATACAGCGAAAAACCGTCTTTTCCTTGCCAGGGACCGGATGGGGGTTAAACCGCTTTTTTACAGGTATGAAGACGATGCGCTACAATTTGGATCTGAATTGAAAGCGATCCTTGCCCACCCTGATGTGAAAGCTTCTATAAATAGGGAGGGGCTCTCGGAAATAATGGGACTTGGTCCATCGAGGACGCCCGGGCATGGGGTCTATGAAGGAATTAAAGAACTAAGACCTGCCCATGCGCTTGTTTACGGCCGGGATGGATTAAAAACCTGGCGCTACTGGAACGTGAAAAGTAAGCCGCATACTGATTCTTTTGAGGAAACCGTTGAAAAGGTAAGGTTTCTTTTGACTGACGCTGTTACCCGCCAGCTTGTATCCGATGTTCCGCTATGCACGTTTTTGTCGGGAGGACTCGATTCAAGTGCGATTACGGCCATTGCAGCGGAATCCTATAAGAAACAAGGAAAAGGCCAGCTTCATACATTTTCTATCGATTACGAGGAAAATGAGAAATTTTTTAAAGCCAATGATTTTCAGCCAAATTCAGATGGTCCATGGATTCAAAAAATGACCGATACGTTTCATACGGAGCACCATCGCAGTGTGATTAGCCAGGAAACACTGGCGCATTTTTTAACAGAAGCCGTGGAGGTAAGGGATTTGCCTGGAATGGCGGATATTGATTCATCCCTTCTCTGGTTTTGCAGGGAAATTAAGCATGATTTTACCGTGGGACTCTCTGGAGAATGTGCAGATGAAATTTTTGGAGGATATCCATGGTTTCACCGGCCTGGAGAATCCGACGTGTTTCCATGGATGAGATCCACTGCGGCAAGAACGGATTTGCTCAATGATAAATGGAAAAACAAGCTCAATCTTGCTGAGTACGTGAAAGCAAGATTTGATGAGACCGTTGCTGAAACACCTGCACTTGAAGGAGAGAGTGAAACGGACGCGAAAAGGCGTGAGTTATTTTACTTAAATATGCTATGGTTTATGACCACTCTGCTTGATCGCAAGGACCGGATGAGCATGGGAGCAAGCCTTGAGGTGAGGGTACCGTTCGCTGATCACAGGCTCGTGGAATATGTGTGGAATATTCCATGGGAAATGAAAATGCACGGGGACCGGGAAAAGGGAATATTAAGAAAAGCACTGGAGGGTGTGCTGCCGGAAGAGGTTCTGTACCGAAAGAAAAGCCCGTATCCGAAAACATACCACCCTGCTTATACAAAAGCAGTCCGTAACCTGCTAGAAGACAGCTTGAAGCATAAGGATTCAATCCTGCACGAATTATTCCAAAGGGAGAAGCTCGACAGGCTAATTGAAACAAACGGGAGTGACTTTGGCACACCGTGGTTCGGCCAGCTGATGAGCGGTCCCCAGCTTCTTGCACACCTTGGGCAGATTCATGTATGGGCAGAGCGGTACAGAGTAAAAATTAACGTATAG
- a CDS encoding ornithine--oxo-acid transaminase, translated as MTTKTSHVIEQTEKFGANNYHPLPIVISKAEGVWVEDPEGNKYMDMLSAYSAVNQGHRHPKIIQALKDQADRITLTSRAFHNDQLGPWYEKVAQLTGKDMVLPMNTGAEAVETAVKTARRWAYDVKGVVTDQAEIIVCEDNFHGRTMAAVSMSSSEEYKRGFGPMLPGIKVIPYGDLDALEAAITPNTAAFIIEPIQGEAGINIPEEGFLTKALQICKESNVLFVADEIQCGLGRSGKMFTCNWEQIEPDMYILGKALGGGVFPISCVAANKDILGVFNPGSHGSTFGGNPLACAVSIAALDVLIDEKLADRSLELGNYFQDKLREIKNPLIKEVRGMGLFIGVELHEEARPYCEKLKEEGLLCKETHDTVIRFAPPLTISKEDLDWAIEKVFNVLS; from the coding sequence ATGACAACTAAAACTTCACATGTAATTGAACAAACCGAAAAATTTGGAGCCAACAACTACCATCCGCTTCCAATCGTCATATCAAAAGCAGAAGGTGTTTGGGTAGAGGATCCTGAAGGCAATAAATATATGGACATGCTAAGTGCTTATTCTGCTGTTAACCAGGGGCACCGCCATCCGAAAATCATTCAGGCGCTTAAGGATCAGGCTGACCGCATTACTCTTACATCCCGCGCCTTCCATAATGATCAGCTGGGACCCTGGTATGAGAAAGTAGCTCAGCTTACTGGAAAAGATATGGTTCTGCCAATGAATACAGGAGCGGAAGCGGTCGAAACAGCTGTTAAAACAGCACGCCGCTGGGCATATGATGTAAAAGGCGTCGTTACAGATCAAGCTGAGATCATCGTTTGCGAAGATAATTTCCACGGCCGGACAATGGCTGCAGTTTCCATGTCCTCAAGCGAGGAATACAAGCGCGGGTTCGGACCGATGCTTCCGGGAATCAAGGTTATTCCTTACGGCGATTTGGATGCTCTTGAAGCAGCCATCACTCCGAATACGGCGGCCTTTATTATTGAGCCGATTCAAGGCGAAGCTGGAATCAATATTCCGGAAGAGGGCTTCCTTACGAAAGCGCTGCAGATCTGCAAAGAAAGCAACGTTTTGTTTGTGGCAGATGAAATTCAGTGCGGCCTGGGCCGTTCAGGAAAAATGTTCACGTGTAATTGGGAACAAATCGAGCCGGATATGTATATTCTCGGAAAAGCATTAGGCGGAGGGGTTTTCCCGATTTCATGTGTTGCCGCGAATAAGGACATTCTTGGTGTATTCAATCCAGGTTCCCACGGCTCTACGTTTGGAGGCAATCCGCTTGCATGCGCAGTCTCCATCGCAGCTCTTGACGTATTGATCGACGAAAAGCTTGCTGACCGGTCTCTTGAACTAGGAAACTATTTCCAGGATAAATTACGAGAGATTAAAAACCCGCTTATTAAAGAAGTACGCGGCATGGGACTTTTCATCGGCGTTGAACTACATGAAGAAGCGCGTCCTTATTGCGAAAAACTGAAGGAGGAAGGACTCCTTTGCAAAGAAACTCATGACACTGTCATCCGCTTTGCCCCTCCTCTTACCATTTCTAAAGAGGATTTGGACTGGGCAATCGAGAAGGTATTCAACGTTCTTTCCTAA
- a CDS encoding YisL family protein has translation MIHLHITSWILGLVLFFAAYYLHNSGSAKPFKIVHMILRVFYILIIISGVTVLLSVSVLNAEYIIKGLSGLWLIALMEMILVRLKKGKNVRGFWIQLIIALVLVLLLGWRLPLGVLHM, from the coding sequence ATGATTCATTTGCATATCACATCTTGGATACTTGGACTTGTTTTATTTTTTGCGGCTTACTACTTACATAATTCCGGCAGCGCAAAGCCATTTAAAATCGTTCATATGATTTTAAGAGTGTTCTATATTCTGATTATTATTTCCGGGGTGACGGTCCTTTTAAGTGTATCGGTGCTGAATGCGGAATACATTATTAAAGGGCTTTCCGGACTATGGCTTATTGCTTTGATGGAAATGATCCTTGTGCGTTTAAAAAAGGGCAAGAATGTACGCGGATTTTGGATTCAATTGATCATTGCGCTTGTACTTGTCCTGCTGCTCGGCTGGCGTTTGCCTCTTGGCGTTCTTCATATGTAG
- a CDS encoding DUF2777 family protein produces MASSLRKKLLHTQERSCMTGNICCFEGEWLFFEEDADEGKLVDTMDLSEMQVFNDGKWTHAIWLSEGKIKIESKELFLTDSHMIRIRRRLPFAFEQLLRSLDDDSFIRFTGELNQLGYSIYDCIYCYNHLLFTNKKLKTACTSFYQFDNEDSICGVQHHCLPTDQILDRFEFTTSHGKRSILMLKK; encoded by the coding sequence GTGGCTTCTTCATTAAGAAAAAAATTGCTCCATACACAGGAACGGTCCTGTATGACCGGGAACATCTGCTGCTTTGAAGGAGAATGGCTGTTTTTCGAGGAAGACGCAGATGAAGGCAAACTGGTTGATACAATGGATTTAAGTGAAATGCAAGTATTCAACGATGGAAAATGGACACATGCAATCTGGCTTTCAGAGGGAAAAATTAAAATTGAATCTAAGGAACTGTTTTTAACCGACAGCCACATGATTCGAATTCGCCGCAGACTGCCATTTGCTTTTGAACAATTACTCCGTTCACTGGACGATGATTCATTCATTCGGTTTACAGGTGAACTGAATCAGCTCGGCTACTCTATATATGATTGCATTTACTGTTATAATCACCTGCTGTTTACGAATAAGAAATTAAAAACCGCCTGCACCTCCTTTTATCAATTCGATAACGAAGACAGCATATGCGGCGTCCAGCATCATTGCCTGCCCACAGACCAAATTTTGGACAGGTTCGAATTTACAACCAGTCATGGAAAGCGTTCTATCTTAATGCTTAAAAAGTAA
- a CDS encoding fumarylacetoacetate hydrolase family protein, whose amino-acid sequence MKFAAARLNGRTFIGLIQEENQIFDLQRAEKKFFEMETIPANLEDCMKEGDKFISQVQHLEQRLHKSDDHQELVYSLSDVDLLPPIPRPRKNVFCVGKNYRDHAVEMGSEADIPKFVMLFSKAPTSVIGHGDLIDPHIHLTRELDYEGELAVIIGKKGKQIPVEDALDYVFGYSIVNDITARDLQANHKQFLLGKSLDTSCPFGPFAVHKSAIPDPHDLRIETRVNGEVRQTGHTGDMIFSIASIISTISQGTTLEPGDIIATGTPSGVGKGFNPPKFLKSGDMIEISISGIGTLQNGVN is encoded by the coding sequence ATGAAATTTGCAGCAGCCAGACTGAATGGCAGAACGTTTATCGGGCTCATCCAGGAAGAAAACCAAATCTTTGATCTTCAAAGGGCGGAAAAGAAATTTTTTGAAATGGAAACCATTCCGGCAAACCTGGAAGATTGTATGAAAGAAGGGGACAAATTCATCAGTCAGGTTCAGCATTTGGAGCAAAGACTTCATAAGTCTGACGATCATCAGGAGCTTGTTTATTCTCTGTCTGATGTAGACCTGCTTCCTCCAATACCGCGGCCGCGGAAAAATGTCTTCTGCGTTGGGAAAAATTATAGAGACCATGCGGTAGAGATGGGAAGTGAAGCCGATATACCGAAATTTGTGATGCTCTTCTCTAAAGCGCCAACTTCTGTAATCGGACACGGAGATTTAATTGATCCGCACATCCATCTCACCCGGGAACTTGATTATGAAGGGGAACTCGCTGTCATTATCGGAAAAAAAGGGAAACAGATTCCGGTTGAAGACGCACTCGATTATGTATTTGGCTACTCCATTGTAAATGATATTACGGCAAGGGATTTGCAGGCCAACCATAAGCAATTCCTGCTTGGGAAAAGTCTGGATACATCCTGCCCTTTTGGACCGTTCGCTGTACATAAGTCAGCTATACCTGATCCTCATGATCTGCGGATTGAAACACGCGTTAACGGAGAAGTCCGCCAAACCGGACATACAGGAGATATGATTTTTTCAATCGCATCAATTATCTCAACCATATCCCAGGGAACGACACTTGAACCTGGAGATATCATTGCAACCGGAACTCCGAGTGGAGTTGGAAAAGGATTCAATCCTCCAAAATTTTTAAAGTCAGGCGACATGATTGAAATTTCCATCAGCGGCATCGGGACGCTGCAGAATGGTGTGAATTAA